The Triticum dicoccoides isolate Atlit2015 ecotype Zavitan chromosome 6A, WEW_v2.0, whole genome shotgun sequence genome has a window encoding:
- the LOC119316417 gene encoding protein DNA-DAMAGE INDUCIBLE 1-like: MKLTVMTADEQFLNLDVDPDESVENLKALLEVETQVPLQQQLLHFNGKEMNNAEKLSAIGVHDGDLVMMVASNNRTSQDIMRLNPDGSAVNPQAFQQHIRGDSQLMAQLLQNDPSLAQAILGDDTTELQNILRSHHQQRVQLKRKQEEELALLYADPFDVEAQKKIEAAIRQKGIDENWEAAIEHNPEAFGRVVMLYVDMEVNGVPLKAFVDSGAQSTIISKDCAERCGLLRLLDQRYRGVAIGVGQSEILGRIHVAAIKIGHAFYPCSFTVLDAPNMEFLFGLDMLRKHQCIIDLKDNVLRVGGGEVSVPFLHEKDIPSHIRDGEKSSNLASSSQGAAGESSKAREKTPDVPLASSPAGAPAVIPPQGGDFEAKVIKLVELGFDRASVIQALQLCNGNEDQAAGYLFGG; the protein is encoded by the exons ATGAAGCTCACCGTGATGACCGCCGACGAGCAGTTTCTCAACCTCGACGTCGACCCCGACGAATCC GTGGAGAATTTGAAGGCGCTTCTTGAGGTGGAG ACTCAAGTGCCGTTGCAGCAGCAGCTGCTTCATTTCAATGGCAAGGAGATGAACAATGCTGAGAAGCTCAGCGCCATCGGAGTCCATGATGGTGATCTTGTGATGATGGTTGCCTCCAATAATAG GACATCTCAGGATATTATGAGGTTAAATCCTGATGGATCGGCAGTAAATCCTCAAGCTTTCCAACAACATATTCGTGGCGATTCACAACTTATGGCGCAACTCCTTCAG AATGACCCTTCATTAGCTCaagccatccttggagatgacaccacTGAGTTGCAAAACATCTTGCGGTCACACCACCAACAAAGAGTACAACTGAAACGCAAACAGGAAGAAGAGCTT gcCTTATTGTATGCCGATCCATTTGATGTCGAGGCTCAGAAGAAAATTGAAGCTGCAATTCGGCAG AAAGGCATTGATGAAAATTGGGAGGCTGCTATAGAGCATAATCCTGAAGCATTTGGTCGAGTG GTTATGTTGTATGTGGATATGGAAGTCAACGGAGTACCTTTGAAG GCCTTTGTTGACAGTGGAGCTCAGTCAACCATCATATCAAAAGACTGCGCTGAACGTTGTGG GTTACTCAGGCTCCTTGATCAGCGTTACAGAGGGGTTGCTATTGGAGTTGGTCAATCGGAGATACTTGGAAGAATACATGTAGCAGCTATAAAG ATAGGCCATGCTTTCTATCCCTGTTCCTTCACAGTATTGGATGCTCCAAACATGGAATTCCTTTTCGGGCTTGATATGCTGCGGAAACATCAG TGCATTATTGACCTAAAGGACAATGTCCTtagagtaggaggtggtgaagtgtcAGTTCCCTTCTTACATG AGAAAGACATCCCTTCACATATACGCGATGGAGAGAAATCGTCGAACCTAGCATCTTCTAGCCAAGGAGCAGCTGGA GAATCGTCAAAGGCACGTGAGAAGACTCCTGATGTGCCACTGGCATCCTCTCCTGCAG GAGCTCCAGCTGTAATTCCTCCACAG GGAGGAGATTTTGAAGCAAAAGTCATAAAGCTCGTGGAACTTGGATTTGACCGAGCATCTGTAATACAAGCACTCCAGTTGTGCAACGGCAACGAGGATCAGGCAGCTGGGTACTTGTTTGGTGGTTAG
- the LOC119316418 gene encoding subtilisin-like protease SBT5.3, which produces MRPMASFGAAACFVLCALLLVQPAPAAAAGEKQSYVVYLGEHAHASQLHDLAAVDLAAVEGKAADSHYDLLATVLGDKEKAREAIFYSYTKHINGFAANLDAEQAAQIARLPEVVSVFRNRGYQLHTTRSWQFLGIAGPGGVPRGASWRKAKFGEGVVIGNIDTGVWPESESFRDHGLGPVPKHWKGTCEKGQDDNFHCNAKLIGARYFNKGYGSEGLDTKAPEFNTPRDNEGHGTHTLSTAGGSAVPGASVFGFGNGTASGGSPRAHVAAYRVCYKPVNGSSCFEADILAAFDAAIHDGVHVLSVSLGNDGEPYDYFDDAISIGSFHAVRRGISVVCSAGNSGPKPSSISNLAPWLFTVGASTMDREFPSYVVFNGTKIKGQSMSETSLKSKESYPMIDSAEAAAPGRAVDDAKICLQGSLDPTKVKGKIVVCLRGTSARVAKGLTVLQAGGAAMVLANDAASGNEIIADAHLLPATHIRHSDGLTLYNYLKSAKSPEGYVEKPETTLETKPAPYMAAFSSHGPNPVNPEILKPDITAPGVSVIAAFTRAMAPTELAFDERRVAFTSMSGTSMSCPHVSGLVGLLKALHPDWSPSTIKSAMMTTAIDVDNKGESILNASLAPAGPFAYGAGHVWPSRSMNPGLVYDLGPDHYLDFLCALKYNATVLSMFNGEPYKCPEKALKIEDLNYPSITVVNLTASGATVKRTVKNVGSPGKYKAMVRQPAGVHVTVSPDVMEFGKKGEEKTFEVKFETKNAKLAKNYAFGALIWSNGVQFVKSPIVVKTAA; this is translated from the exons ATGAGACCCATGGCTTCCTTCGGCGCTGCCGCCTGCTTCGTCCTCTGCGCGCTGCTCCTCGTCcagcccgcccccgccgccgccgccggcgagaagCAGTCCTACGTCGTGTACCTCGGCGAGCACGCGCACGCGTCGCAGCTGCACGACCTCGCCGCCGTCGACCTGGCGGCGGTCGAGGGGAAGGCCGCCGACTCGCactacgacctcctcgccaccgtccTCGGAGA CAAGGAGAAGGCGCGGGAGGCCATCTTCTACTCGTACACCAAGCACATCAACGGCTTCGCCGCCAACCTCGACGCCGAGCAAGCCGCCCAGATCGCCC GGCTGCCGGAGGTGGTGTCGGTGTTCCGGAACAGGGGGTACCAGCTGCACACGACGCGGTCGTGGCAGTTTCTTGGCATCGCCGGGCCCGGAGGCGTCCCGCGCGGAGCGTCCTGGCGCAAGGCTAAGTTCGGCGAGGGCGTCGTCATTGGCAACATCGACACCG GTGTGTGGCCAGAATCGGAGAGCTTTCGGGATCATGGGCTGGGACCAGTCCCCAAGCACTGGAAAGGAACATGCGAGAAAGGCCAAGACGATAACTTCCACTGCAACGC GAAGCTGATCGGGGCGCGCTACTTCAACAAGGGGTACGGCTCGGAAGGGCTCGACACCAAGGCTCCTGAGTTCAACACGCCGCGGGACAACGAGGGGCACGGCACGCACACGCTGTCCACGGCCGGCGGCTCGGCGGTGCCCGGCGCCAGCGTGTTCGGCTTCGGCAACGGCACGGCCtccggcggctccccgcgggcgcACGTGGCCGCATACCGCGTGTGCTACAAGCCCGTGAACGGCAGCTCGTGCTTCGAGGCGGACATCCTGGCCGCCTTCGACGCTGCCATCCACGACGGTGTGCACGTCCTGTCCGTCTCCCTCGGCAACGACGGCGAGCCCTACGACTACTTCGACGACGCCATTTCCATCGGGTCTTTCCACGCCGTCCGCCGGGGCATctccgtcgtctgctccgccggaaaCTCGGGCCCCAAGCCGAGCTCCATCTCCAACCTTGCGCCGTGGCTCTTCACCGTCGGTGCTAGCACCATGGACCGCGAGTTCCCGTCTTACGTCGTCTTCAACGGCACAAAGATCAAG GGGCAGAGCATGTCGGAGACATCGCTCAAGAGCAAGGAGTCTTACCCCATGATCGACTCCGCTGAAGCCGCAGCTCCCGGCAGAGCGGTAGATGACGC CAAGATTTGCCTACAGGGGTCGCTGGACCCGACGAAGGTGAAGGGGAAGATCGTGGTGTGCCTGCGTGGGACGAGCGCGCGTGTGGCCAAGGGCCTGACGGTGCTCCAAGCCGGCGGCGCTGCCATGGTTCTCGCCAACGACGCCGCCTCCGGCAACGAGATTATCGCGGACGCGCACCTGCTCCCGGCCACGCACATTAGGCACAGCGACGGCCTCACCCTATACAACTACCTCAAATCCGCCAA GTCTCCAGAGGGGTACGTTGAGAAGCCGGAGACGACCCTGGAGACGAAGCCAGCGCCGTACATGGCCGCTTTCTCCTCGCACGGACCCAACCCCGTCAACCCGGAGATTCTCAAGCCCGACATCACGGCGCCTGGGGTGAGCGTGATTGCCGCGTTTACGCGCGCCATGGCCCCCACGGAGCTTGCCTTTGACGAACGCCGCGTTGCCTTCACGTCCATGTCGGGGACGTCCATGTCGTGCCCGCACGTCTCTGGCCTCGTGGGGCTCCTCAAGGCCCTCCACCCAGACTGGAGCCCCTCGACGATCAAGTCGGCAATGATGACGACGGCAATCGACGTGGACAACAAGGGCGAGTCCATCCTCAACGCGTCCTTGGCGCCGGCGGGGCCCTTTGCCTATGGCGCCGGCCACGTGTGGCCGAGCCGCTCCATGAACCCGGGCCTCGTCTACGACCTCGGCCCCGACCACTACCTCGACTTCCTCTGCGCGCTCAAGTACAACGCCACGGTCCTGTCCATGTTCAACGGCGAGCCGTACAAGTGCCCCGAGAAGGCCCTCAAGATCGAGGACCTCAACTACCCATCCATCACCGTCGTCAACCTCACGGcctccggcgcgacggtgaagcgcACGGTGAAGAACGTCGGCTCCCCGGGCAAGTACAAGGCGATGGTGCGCCAGCCGGCTGGCGTGCACGTGACGGTGAGCCCCGACGTGATGGAGTTTGGGAAGAAGGGGGAGGAGAAGACGTTCGAGGTCAAGTTCGAGACCAAGAACGCCAAGCTGGCCAAGAACTACGCGTTTGGCGCGCTCATATGGAGCAACGGGGTCCAGTTCGTGAAGAGCCCCATCGTTGTCAAGACGGCGGCGTGA